One Sinorhizobium mexicanum genomic region harbors:
- a CDS encoding nuclear transport factor 2 family protein: MSDIEKRTDSIAQIRAVIDDWVGAMREKDAPRVLAHGTENCLVYSLAPPLKETAAGAEGLEQWFSTWKGSLGYRLQELEIAADGDVAFATALTHLSGEKLDGEKPALWFRQTLGLRHTEEGWKIAHQHESVPFYMDGSFKAAIDLDPRSEIDWQAASRPPMAGVIAYLNVRDANATAEFYSLAFGAKEVERRYAEDGKRLIHCHLTINGGALMLNDPFPEFGYAWKPQEGVVLHLVVDDADLWWKRAVAAGAEVTMPLEVAFWGDYYGQLRDPFGISWAIVAPVKKD; encoded by the coding sequence ATGTCCGACATCGAGAAGAGAACCGACTCCATCGCGCAGATACGCGCAGTGATCGACGATTGGGTTGGGGCGATGCGCGAGAAGGATGCCCCTCGCGTGCTTGCCCACGGCACGGAAAATTGTCTCGTCTATTCACTGGCGCCGCCTCTCAAGGAGACAGCGGCGGGTGCTGAGGGCCTCGAGCAGTGGTTCTCGACCTGGAAGGGCTCGCTGGGCTATAGGCTTCAGGAGCTGGAAATCGCCGCAGACGGCGACGTCGCCTTCGCGACGGCGCTCACCCATCTCTCCGGCGAAAAGCTCGACGGCGAAAAGCCGGCGCTCTGGTTCCGCCAGACGCTGGGTTTGAGGCACACGGAGGAGGGGTGGAAGATCGCCCATCAGCACGAATCCGTGCCCTTCTACATGGACGGCAGCTTCAAGGCGGCGATCGATCTCGATCCAAGGTCAGAGATCGATTGGCAGGCGGCCTCGCGCCCGCCGATGGCCGGCGTCATCGCTTATCTCAACGTCCGGGATGCGAATGCCACGGCGGAATTCTACAGCCTTGCCTTCGGCGCCAAGGAAGTGGAGCGCAGATATGCCGAGGACGGCAAACGCCTCATCCACTGTCACCTGACGATCAATGGCGGTGCGCTGATGTTGAACGATCCGTTCCCGGAATTTGGTTACGCTTGGAAGCCGCAGGAGGGCGTCGTTCTGCATCTCGTCGTCGATGACGCGGATCTCTGGTGGAAGCGCGCCGTCGCCGCGGGTGCGGAGGTGACGATGCCGTTGGAAGTCGCCTTCTGGGGCGATTATTACGGGCAGCTTCGCGATCCCTTCGGCATCAGTTGGGCCATCGTCGCGCCGGTGAAAAAGGATTGA
- a CDS encoding glutathione S-transferase yields the protein MILYYQTHSPFARKALVFAHEAGLASCLEVVHHETSPTQRNERVYAENPLGKVPVLLRADGPAIFDSDVICAYLDTLHDGRKLIPESGDARWHALVLQSVAQGLAQTGINLRWETARRPERLRYAPLRDGFIEKIEATYDWLEVTLDLTAPLHVGHIALATTLSWIEFRDLPSFRARPTLTRWFNEFDQRPSMLATPLFGETHD from the coding sequence ATGATCCTTTATTACCAAACCCATTCGCCCTTTGCCCGCAAGGCACTCGTTTTCGCCCACGAAGCCGGGCTTGCGAGCTGCCTTGAGGTCGTTCATCACGAAACGAGCCCGACACAACGTAACGAGCGGGTCTATGCCGAAAACCCACTTGGGAAGGTTCCTGTTTTGCTTCGCGCGGACGGGCCGGCAATCTTCGATTCCGATGTGATATGCGCCTACCTCGACACGCTTCACGACGGCAGGAAACTCATTCCTGAAAGCGGCGACGCGCGCTGGCACGCCTTGGTTCTGCAATCCGTCGCGCAAGGGCTGGCGCAAACGGGCATCAATCTCCGTTGGGAGACCGCGCGACGGCCGGAACGGCTGCGCTACGCTCCACTTCGCGACGGTTTCATCGAAAAAATCGAAGCCACCTATGACTGGCTGGAGGTCACGCTGGACCTGACGGCGCCGCTTCATGTTGGCCATATCGCTCTCGCGACGACCCTCTCCTGGATAGAGTTCCGCGACTTGCCGTCGTTTCGCGCTCGACCGACGCTAACGCGATGGTTCAATGAATTCGACCAAAGGCCTTCGATGCTGGCGACGCCGCTCTTCGGCGAGACACATGATTGA
- the hemW gene encoding radical SAM family heme chaperone HemW produces MHVTAFSVIGDGMDPGFGVYVHWPFCAAKCPYCDFNSHVRHQPVDQPRFVTAFLREMAEARELSGPRTVTSIFMGGGTPSLMDPATVDAILNGIAAHWHVPDGIEITMEANPSSVEATRFRGYRAAGVNRVSLGVQALNDRDLKFLGRLHNVEDALKAVRLAREIFPRMSFDLIYARPNQTVEDWERELKEAVSYAVDHLSLYQLTIEEGTPFYGLHKAGKLVVPDGEQSATLYEATQEITAAIGMPAYEVSNHARPGAESRHNLTYWRYGDYAGIGPGAHGRLTIGGAKVATATERKPEEWLRLVEEHGHGMIERELLDAEAQADELLLMGLRLKEGVDLARWQSLSGRDPDPDREQFLIDHGFIERLGNSRLRCTPAGMLILDAVVADLAC; encoded by the coding sequence ATGCATGTGACCGCGTTCTCGGTGATCGGTGACGGCATGGACCCCGGCTTCGGGGTCTATGTGCACTGGCCGTTTTGCGCGGCGAAGTGCCCCTATTGCGATTTCAACAGCCATGTCCGCCATCAGCCTGTCGACCAGCCGCGCTTCGTCACGGCCTTCCTGCGGGAAATGGCGGAAGCCCGCGAACTCTCCGGTCCGCGGACGGTCACCAGCATTTTCATGGGCGGCGGCACGCCTTCGCTGATGGATCCGGCGACCGTCGATGCGATCCTTAACGGCATCGCCGCTCACTGGCACGTGCCTGACGGCATCGAGATCACCATGGAGGCCAACCCGTCGAGCGTCGAGGCGACGCGCTTCCGCGGTTACCGCGCCGCCGGCGTCAACCGCGTCTCGCTCGGCGTCCAGGCGCTGAACGATCGCGACCTGAAATTCCTGGGGCGTCTGCACAATGTCGAGGACGCGCTGAAGGCCGTCCGGCTGGCGCGGGAAATTTTTCCGCGCATGTCGTTCGACCTGATCTATGCCCGCCCGAACCAGACCGTCGAGGACTGGGAGCGAGAACTGAAGGAGGCGGTCTCCTATGCGGTCGACCATCTCTCGCTCTATCAACTGACGATCGAGGAAGGCACGCCCTTCTACGGGCTGCACAAGGCCGGCAAGCTCGTCGTCCCGGATGGCGAACAGTCGGCGACGCTCTATGAGGCGACGCAGGAGATCACCGCGGCGATCGGCATGCCGGCCTATGAAGTGTCCAATCATGCGCGGCCGGGTGCGGAAAGCCGGCACAATCTCACCTATTGGCGCTATGGCGACTATGCAGGCATCGGCCCCGGCGCCCATGGGCGGCTGACGATCGGCGGCGCCAAAGTGGCGACAGCGACGGAACGCAAGCCCGAAGAATGGTTGCGCCTCGTCGAAGAACATGGCCATGGCATGATCGAGCGCGAACTGCTGGACGCTGAAGCCCAGGCCGACGAACTCCTGCTGATGGGTCTTCGGCTCAAGGAAGGTGTCGATCTGGCCCGCTGGCAAAGCCTTTCCGGCCGCGACCCCGATCCGGACCGCGAACAGTTCCTGATCGATCACGGCTTCATCGAGCGGCTCGGCAATTCACGGCTGCGCTGCACGCCGGCCGGCATGCTGATCCTGGATGCGGTCGTGGCAGACCTCGCCTGCTGA
- the rdgB gene encoding RdgB/HAM1 family non-canonical purine NTP pyrophosphatase: MRKLDDKALVVASHNAGKIREIRDLIGPLGFEAKSAADLNFVEPEETGTTFEANATIKALASARASGLPALSDDSGLAIDALDGAPGVYTANWAEREDGSRDFAMAMEKVERALNEKGAMTPESRTARFVSVLCLAWPDGHVELFRGEVEGQVVWPPRGTSGFGYDPVFQPKGYDTTFGEMTAEEKHGWKPGDSQALSHRARAFKLFAETCLGA, translated from the coding sequence ATGCGCAAACTGGATGACAAGGCGCTCGTCGTCGCGAGCCACAATGCCGGCAAGATCCGCGAAATCCGCGACCTGATCGGTCCGCTCGGCTTCGAGGCGAAATCGGCCGCCGATCTCAATTTCGTCGAGCCGGAGGAAACCGGCACGACGTTCGAGGCAAACGCGACAATCAAGGCGCTCGCCTCCGCAAGGGCCTCCGGTCTGCCGGCGCTTTCGGACGATTCCGGTCTCGCGATCGATGCCCTCGATGGCGCGCCGGGCGTCTACACGGCCAACTGGGCCGAGCGCGAAGACGGTAGCCGCGACTTTGCCATGGCGATGGAAAAGGTGGAAAGGGCGCTCAACGAGAAGGGCGCGATGACGCCCGAGAGCCGAACCGCACGCTTCGTCTCCGTGCTCTGCCTCGCGTGGCCGGATGGCCATGTCGAGCTCTTCCGCGGCGAGGTCGAAGGCCAGGTCGTCTGGCCGCCGCGCGGAACGAGCGGTTTCGGCTATGACCCCGTCTTTCAACCGAAAGGCTACGACACCACCTTTGGCGAGATGACCGCGGAAGAGAAGCACGGCTGGAAGCCGGGCGACAGCCAAGCCCTTTCGCACCGCGCCCGCGCCTTCAAGCTGTTCGCCGAAACCTGCCTCGGCGCCTGA
- a CDS encoding VOC family protein, translated as MTPALEGILETALYAEDLDRAEAFYGTVLGLQRVTRAGNRHVFFRCGAGILLIFNPAETVKPPAAGGLPVPPHGTTGKGHMCFRVAAQALDAWKEKLEAAGVAIEADIRWPNGARSFYFRDPAGNSLECAEPGLWAID; from the coding sequence TTGACCCCGGCGCTGGAAGGTATTCTCGAAACTGCGCTCTACGCGGAGGATCTCGACCGCGCCGAGGCCTTCTATGGCACCGTGCTCGGCTTGCAGCGGGTCACCCGCGCCGGCAATCGGCACGTGTTCTTCCGCTGCGGCGCAGGCATACTCCTGATCTTCAATCCCGCCGAGACGGTCAAGCCGCCTGCGGCGGGAGGGCTCCCGGTGCCGCCGCACGGGACGACGGGCAAGGGACACATGTGCTTCCGGGTCGCAGCACAGGCGCTCGACGCGTGGAAGGAGAAGCTCGAAGCCGCCGGGGTTGCGATCGAAGCGGATATCCGCTGGCCCAACGGTGCCCGCTCCTTCTACTTCCGCGATCCGGCCGGCAACAGCCTGGAATGCGCGGAGCCGGGCCTTTGGGCGATTGATTGA